A stretch of Vannielia litorea DNA encodes these proteins:
- a CDS encoding HlyD family type I secretion periplasmic adaptor subunit: MTASATRPLALGYGACLLLVVGLGAWGSMARISGAVVAAGKVEVEQNRRVVQHPDGGVVAEVRVLEGTRVAAGEVLVRLDPSEITSELAIVENRLFEFSARAARLRAERDGAPHPVFDAALTEKARVRPEVADLMQGQVRLFEARSETLAQEAGQLARQKTQIASQIRGLEAQTRSFARQLALVERGLEQQRDLLARGLVNSDKVLALELDEAQLSGEIGRLSALRAEAEERMTALDIDVLRLSVTRREQAIAQLRDITAQEAELLERRLALNRRLARLDIRAPVSGAVYGLTVNTPRSVLRPADAVLYLVPQDKPPVIAARILPIHIDQVHVGQPVVLRFPGFDSRSTPGLEGRVARLSADAFTDERTQASYYRAEIHLAPGEAHKLGGKAIVPGMPVECFIRTEDRTPLAYLTQPLADYFRRAFRES; the protein is encoded by the coding sequence GTGACCGCATCCGCCACACGCCCGCTCGCCCTGGGATACGGCGCGTGCTTGCTGCTCGTTGTCGGGCTCGGTGCCTGGGGATCAATGGCCCGGATTTCCGGCGCGGTCGTCGCCGCCGGAAAGGTCGAGGTGGAGCAGAACCGGAGGGTCGTGCAGCACCCCGACGGCGGCGTGGTGGCGGAGGTGCGTGTGCTGGAGGGAACGAGGGTCGCGGCGGGGGAGGTGCTGGTCAGGCTGGACCCGTCGGAGATTACCTCGGAGCTGGCCATCGTTGAAAACAGGCTGTTCGAGTTCAGCGCGAGAGCCGCACGCCTGCGGGCCGAGCGTGACGGGGCGCCCCACCCCGTGTTTGACGCTGCGCTCACCGAGAAAGCCCGGGTCCGGCCCGAGGTTGCGGACCTGATGCAGGGACAGGTCAGGCTCTTCGAGGCGCGAAGCGAGACGCTGGCGCAGGAGGCGGGGCAGTTGGCGCGGCAGAAGACCCAGATCGCCAGCCAGATCCGGGGGCTCGAGGCGCAGACCCGATCCTTCGCCCGGCAACTGGCGCTTGTCGAGCGGGGGCTGGAGCAGCAGCGCGACCTGCTCGCGCGCGGGTTGGTCAACTCCGACAAGGTTCTGGCGCTGGAGCTCGACGAGGCGCAGCTCTCGGGCGAGATCGGCAGGCTGAGTGCCCTGAGGGCCGAGGCCGAAGAGCGGATGACCGCGCTCGACATCGACGTGCTTCGGCTTTCGGTGACCCGGCGCGAGCAGGCCATTGCCCAGCTGCGCGACATCACGGCGCAGGAGGCAGAACTGCTCGAGCGCAGGCTGGCATTGAACCGCAGGCTCGCACGGCTCGACATTCGCGCGCCGGTCTCCGGAGCCGTGTACGGGCTCACCGTGAACACGCCTCGCTCGGTTCTGCGGCCCGCCGATGCCGTGCTCTACCTCGTGCCGCAGGACAAGCCCCCGGTCATCGCGGCGCGCATCCTTCCGATCCACATCGACCAGGTGCATGTCGGCCAGCCCGTTGTGCTGCGGTTTCCCGGCTTCGACAGCCGGTCCACGCCGGGGCTCGAGGGCCGTGTGGCACGCCTTTCGGCGGATGCCTTCACCGACGAGCGGACGCAGGCGAGCTACTATCGCGCCGAGATCCACCTCGCTCCGGGCGAGGCCCACAAGCTCGGCGGAAAGGCGATTGTTCCGGGCATGCCGGTCGAGTGCTTCATCCGCACGGAGGACCGCACGCCGCTGGCCTATCTCACCCAGCCGCTTGCCGATTACTTTCGAAGGGCCTTTCGGGAAAGTTGA
- the murJ gene encoding murein biosynthesis integral membrane protein MurJ — MQPIRLIKGFLTVGLWTLLSRVFGFARDIMIAARLGDGPVAEAFVVAFTLPNMFRRFFAEGAFNLAFIPIFSKKLEADDDAKGFARDAFAGLASVLIVFTLLAQLVMPWLVLAMASGFAADERFELATFYGRICFPYILFISLAALLSGVLNATGRFAAAAAAPVLLNIVLVSTMLLAVELEWDFGVALSWSVPLAGIVQLALVWVAAARAGFSMKPRMPRMTPELKRLAIIAAPAALAGGVLQVNLLVSRQVASFFDGAIQYLNLADRLYQLPLGVVAIAIGVVLLPELSRRLAAGDEKAGRDGFNRATEFALVLTVPAAVALVLIAGPLVSVLYQRGAFSADAAAATALATAAYGLGLPAFVLQKVLQPLYYARHDTRRPMNYALIAMVVNAVASIGLALWLGFIGAALGTTVAGWAMVLLLWRGSRGMGAAAQIDARLLSRLPRIALSAVFMGAVLLGVDWLLGAALYTDGVRYWALLTLVIAGIVSYFTAAQLTGALGFAELKSAMRRKRG, encoded by the coding sequence ATGCAACCCATCCGCCTGATCAAGGGCTTTCTGACCGTCGGCCTGTGGACCCTGCTCAGCCGGGTCTTCGGCTTTGCCCGCGATATCATGATCGCGGCACGGCTTGGCGACGGGCCGGTGGCCGAGGCCTTCGTCGTGGCCTTCACCCTGCCCAACATGTTCCGCCGCTTCTTCGCCGAAGGGGCCTTCAACCTCGCCTTCATCCCGATCTTTTCCAAGAAACTCGAGGCGGACGATGACGCCAAGGGCTTTGCCCGCGACGCTTTTGCCGGGCTCGCCAGCGTGCTGATCGTCTTCACGCTGCTGGCCCAGCTTGTGATGCCCTGGCTCGTGCTCGCCATGGCGTCCGGCTTCGCTGCAGACGAGCGCTTCGAACTGGCCACCTTCTATGGCCGCATCTGCTTTCCCTACATCCTGTTCATCTCCCTGGCGGCCCTGCTCTCGGGCGTGCTCAATGCCACCGGCCGCTTTGCCGCCGCAGCTGCCGCCCCGGTCCTGCTGAACATCGTTCTGGTGAGCACCATGCTCTTGGCCGTCGAGCTGGAATGGGACTTCGGCGTTGCCCTCAGCTGGTCGGTGCCGCTCGCGGGGATCGTGCAGCTCGCGCTGGTCTGGGTAGCGGCGGCACGAGCGGGGTTCAGCATGAAACCGCGGATGCCCCGGATGACCCCCGAGCTGAAGCGCCTCGCCATCATCGCCGCGCCCGCCGCGCTCGCGGGCGGTGTGCTTCAGGTGAACCTGCTGGTCAGCCGCCAGGTGGCGAGCTTCTTCGACGGGGCGATCCAGTATCTCAACCTTGCAGACCGGCTCTACCAGCTGCCGCTCGGTGTGGTCGCCATCGCCATCGGCGTGGTGCTCCTGCCCGAGCTGTCGCGGCGTCTTGCGGCGGGCGACGAAAAGGCTGGGCGCGACGGCTTCAACCGGGCGACCGAGTTCGCGCTGGTGCTCACCGTGCCCGCCGCCGTTGCCCTGGTTCTCATCGCCGGGCCGCTCGTCTCGGTGCTCTACCAGCGCGGCGCCTTCTCCGCCGACGCTGCCGCCGCGACGGCGCTGGCGACGGCCGCCTACGGCCTTGGCCTGCCCGCCTTCGTGCTCCAGAAGGTGCTGCAACCGCTCTACTACGCCCGGCACGATACCCGCCGCCCGATGAACTACGCGCTGATCGCCATGGTGGTGAACGCCGTGGCCTCGATCGGGCTTGCCCTGTGGCTCGGATTCATCGGCGCCGCGCTCGGAACCACCGTGGCCGGCTGGGCCATGGTGCTGCTGCTCTGGCGCGGCTCGCGCGGCATGGGCGCCGCGGCGCAGATCGACGCGCGCTTGCTCTCCCGTCTGCCCCGCATCGCGCTCTCGGCGGTCTTCATGGGGGCGGTCCTCCTCGGGGTGGATTGGCTCCTCGGCGCGGCGCTCTACACCGATGGCGTCCGGTACTGGGCGCTGCTGACGCTGGTGATTGCGGGGATCGTCAGCTACTTCACCGCCGCCCAGCTGACCGGAGCCCTCGGCTTTGCCGAACTTAAATCCGCAATGCGCCGCAAGCGCGGCTGA
- a CDS encoding sulfite exporter TauE/SafE family protein produces the protein MTLFQFFVLASAGLSAGVLNAVAGGGTFLTFPALVWFGLPPVAANATSTLAAMPGYIGSAWAFRHDLRAEGALGLRPILLCAALGSLIGAGLLIVTPGNVFSGAVPWLLLVATLLFATGPALLRLLRRSGRADAGPLVSALVLLIVSAYGGYFNGGLGIILLAAFGLLGYTDIHGMNGLKCLLSAVISILSAVAFALSGLIAWMPALVIAVAITIGGVIGAQQSRKIKRTGLIRAFVTLVGLAMTVAFFLA, from the coding sequence ATGACCCTGTTCCAGTTTTTCGTCCTCGCCTCCGCCGGGCTCTCGGCCGGTGTGCTCAACGCCGTTGCGGGTGGCGGCACCTTTCTCACCTTTCCGGCCCTGGTCTGGTTCGGCCTGCCCCCGGTGGCGGCCAATGCCACCTCCACCCTCGCAGCGATGCCGGGCTACATCGGCAGCGCCTGGGCTTTCCGCCATGACCTGCGGGCCGAGGGCGCGCTGGGCCTGCGCCCCATCCTTCTCTGTGCGGCGCTGGGCAGCCTGATCGGCGCAGGTCTCCTGATCGTGACCCCCGGAAACGTGTTTTCCGGCGCCGTGCCCTGGCTCCTGCTGGTCGCCACCCTGCTCTTTGCAACCGGCCCCGCGCTACTGCGGCTGCTGCGCCGGAGCGGGCGCGCCGATGCGGGGCCACTGGTCTCGGCCTTGGTCCTGCTGATCGTCTCGGCCTATGGCGGCTACTTCAATGGAGGCCTCGGGATCATCCTTCTCGCGGCCTTCGGCCTGCTGGGCTACACCGATATCCACGGCATGAACGGGCTCAAATGTCTGCTTTCGGCGGTGATCTCGATCCTCTCCGCCGTCGCCTTCGCCCTGAGCGGGCTCATCGCCTGGATGCCGGCCCTGGTCATTGCGGTCGCCATCACCATCGGCGGGGTGATCGGTGCCCAGCAGAGCCGCAAGATCAAGCGCACCGGGCTGATCCGCGCCTTCGTCACTCTCGTGGGCCTCGCCATGACGGTGGCCTTCTTCCTCGCCTGA